The Brevibacillus brevis genome contains a region encoding:
- a CDS encoding sensor histidine kinase: MNASTASLRSRFLLICFFVLISFFLIPTAYLHEPTIPFIISLIIIFCFLMMFLRPKQNWKPFQKDIAIIVLGTVSFIKVLYVGEEIGLSLPLVAFIGYHILERRALYYATFFGACSFSFMYFHGDYIFEEVIGYIVAYIGWYIGARGLSLQNQAKESSQQHLKQLQEAHVELQEAHSELQAASVNTLRAAVLEERTRIARDVHDALGHSLTSLIVQLNALKYMLQGGPSDAQEAVRDMLTVSKQSLDDIRSSVHTLAADKSSLGITPLRILLSRAQQHTDIKMQLISPNPDIPLSQQMTITLYRILQEAITNSIRHSDATEIFITIEKKQHNYLFLAIWDNGNITNHHQIKLGSGLTGIAEQTKQLNGDLSYSIREPHGFQIDISFPL; encoded by the coding sequence TTGAACGCTTCAACTGCATCTTTACGCTCCCGTTTTCTGCTCATTTGCTTTTTTGTATTGATCTCATTTTTTCTCATTCCAACTGCTTACTTGCATGAACCCACCATTCCCTTTATCATCTCTCTGATCATCATCTTCTGCTTCCTGATGATGTTTCTCAGGCCCAAACAAAATTGGAAACCTTTTCAAAAAGACATCGCCATTATCGTTCTTGGTACCGTGTCATTTATAAAAGTTCTATATGTAGGAGAAGAGATCGGTCTATCCTTGCCATTGGTAGCTTTTATTGGATATCACATTCTCGAACGCCGAGCATTGTACTATGCGACTTTTTTTGGCGCATGCTCCTTTTCTTTCATGTACTTTCATGGAGACTATATTTTTGAGGAGGTAATAGGCTATATCGTGGCCTATATCGGATGGTATATCGGCGCACGAGGATTATCTCTTCAAAATCAAGCAAAGGAATCGAGCCAGCAGCATCTTAAACAATTGCAAGAGGCGCATGTTGAACTCCAGGAAGCTCATTCTGAACTGCAAGCAGCCTCTGTGAATACACTTCGTGCCGCTGTCCTCGAGGAGAGGACCAGAATCGCCCGCGATGTTCACGACGCCTTGGGACACAGTCTCACATCGTTAATCGTTCAATTGAATGCTTTGAAATACATGCTGCAAGGAGGACCGAGTGACGCACAGGAGGCTGTCCGAGACATGCTTACGGTATCCAAGCAAAGCCTCGATGATATACGCTCGTCTGTGCATACATTGGCTGCTGACAAATCCTCTCTGGGAATCACACCGCTGCGTATACTCTTATCACGAGCCCAGCAGCATACCGACATCAAAATGCAGCTGATCAGTCCCAATCCAGATATTCCTCTATCACAGCAGATGACCATTACGCTTTACCGGATTCTCCAAGAAGCTATTACCAATTCCATTCGGCATTCTGATGCAACAGAGATTTTCATCACGATTGAAAAAAAGCAGCATAACTACCTATTCCTGGCTATTTGGGACAATGGGAATATTACGAATCATCATCAAATCAAACTGGGCTCTGGTTTAACAGGTATCGCAGAACAAACCAAGCAATTAAACGGAGACCTTTCCTATTCCATTCGAGAGCCCCACGGCTTTCAAATTGACATCAGCTTTCCGCTTTGA
- a CDS encoding response regulator transcription factor, translating to MVNQNKKETIRVVLVDDQTMIRQGLGYVIKMQKDMEVSGEASNGEEAVKIVGEIIPDVVLMDVQMPNMSGIDATREITRLHPSIKVLILTTFDTYDYIVDGIRAGAVGYMLKDSDSQDMLDLIRRAYQGEALFYTATAAKALADALQFQQKNHESASHPDSDADSALPPLVMLDQLTDRERDVLEQLSYGKRNDQIAQHLLISGGTVKTHIHRILQKMGVEDRTQAVAKAIRYKIVK from the coding sequence ATGGTAAATCAAAACAAAAAAGAGACCATTCGTGTGGTCCTGGTCGATGACCAAACGATGATCCGTCAAGGATTGGGGTATGTCATAAAAATGCAGAAGGATATGGAAGTAAGCGGGGAGGCTTCCAATGGAGAAGAAGCCGTGAAGATCGTAGGAGAAATCATTCCTGATGTCGTCTTAATGGATGTACAAATGCCGAATATGTCAGGAATCGATGCAACCCGAGAAATCACTCGACTCCATCCTTCGATAAAAGTGTTAATCCTCACAACATTTGACACGTACGATTACATCGTAGACGGTATTCGGGCAGGTGCTGTCGGCTACATGCTAAAGGATTCCGATTCACAGGATATGTTGGACCTCATTCGCAGGGCCTATCAGGGAGAGGCACTGTTCTACACGGCTACAGCTGCCAAGGCTCTAGCGGATGCGCTACAGTTTCAACAAAAGAATCACGAGTCTGCCTCTCATCCTGACTCTGATGCTGACTCTGCTCTTCCCCCTCTTGTCATGTTGGATCAGTTGACCGATCGAGAGCGGGACGTACTTGAGCAGCTATCCTACGGCAAACGGAACGATCAAATTGCGCAGCATTTGCTTATCTCAGGGGGAACCGTCAAGACGCATATCCATCGGATTTTGCAGAAAATGGGCGTAGAAGATCGTACACAGGCAGTTGCCAAGGCGATCCGGTATAAAATCGTGAAGTAA
- a CDS encoding GNAT family N-acetyltransferase has product MNIRRAKGQEASELSELAYRSKAYWGYSDEFMESCRDDLTLSPAYIETHEVYVLEDEGSIKGFMSLEKDAEQEQWLLGFLFMEPEAVGKGYGKALWQHMVEVAQKLDIPVITIHSDPYAEPFYLSRGAKRVGEIVSTVFPGRKLPLLEVEIGKVRGVE; this is encoded by the coding sequence ATGAACATCCGCAGAGCTAAAGGACAAGAAGCAAGTGAACTGAGCGAGCTAGCGTATCGCTCCAAAGCTTATTGGGGATACAGTGATGAATTCATGGAGTCCTGTCGTGACGACCTGACGCTATCACCTGCGTATATCGAGACGCATGAAGTATATGTGTTAGAGGATGAGGGCAGCATCAAAGGCTTCATGAGTCTGGAAAAGGATGCAGAGCAAGAGCAATGGCTATTAGGCTTTTTGTTCATGGAACCAGAGGCAGTTGGAAAAGGTTACGGAAAGGCTCTGTGGCAGCATATGGTGGAGGTGGCACAAAAGCTGGATATCCCAGTCATCACCATCCACAGCGACCCGTACGCAGAACCGTTTTACTTGTCGAGAGGGGCAAAGCGAGTAGGAGAAATCGTGTCTACCGTTTTCCCAGGCAGAAAATTGCCGTTGTTGGAAGTGGAGATCGGAAAGGTACGGGGTGTGGAATAG
- a CDS encoding MBL fold metallo-hydrolase has translation MTQTEGIKMIKLEMNVGGNPFVVHTAVLWDENEAILVDTGIPGQLELIQNVLAQEAIPFEKLTKIIITHQDRDHIGSLPEMIAAAEGSVQVVAHEVAIPYLAGETPLIKSGLLAPPVKVDHAVQDGDVLPYCGGIQVIYTPGHSPDHISLYHIPSKTLISGDALTAQDGVVMPFNPEFTPDQTTALQSIRKLLAFDIETVIAYHGGVCTGGIKQRLSDIVEKEGMDSNEHPQS, from the coding sequence TTGACCCAAACAGAAGGAATCAAAATGATCAAACTGGAGATGAACGTAGGAGGCAATCCATTCGTCGTCCACACCGCAGTGCTATGGGATGAGAATGAAGCCATTCTTGTGGATACAGGCATCCCCGGACAATTGGAGCTGATTCAGAACGTACTGGCGCAAGAAGCGATTCCTTTTGAAAAATTGACGAAAATCATCATTACCCATCAAGACCGGGATCATATCGGCAGCTTGCCTGAAATGATAGCAGCAGCGGAAGGAAGCGTACAGGTGGTTGCTCACGAGGTAGCGATTCCGTATCTGGCTGGAGAAACACCTTTAATTAAAAGCGGGCTACTGGCTCCTCCGGTAAAAGTGGATCATGCCGTACAGGATGGCGATGTTCTCCCTTACTGTGGCGGTATCCAGGTGATTTATACCCCCGGTCATTCCCCAGATCACATCTCTTTGTATCATATTCCGAGCAAGACGTTGATTTCAGGTGACGCCCTCACAGCACAAGATGGGGTAGTGATGCCTTTCAATCCCGAATTCACGCCAGATCAAACGACAGCTCTGCAATCGATCCGCAAACTGCTCGCGTTCGACATAGAGACTGTGATTGCCTATCATGGTGGTGTTTGTACAGGGGGTATCAAACAACGTCTATCGGATATCGTAGAAAAGGAGGGCATGGACTCAAATGAACATCCGCAGAGCTAA
- a CDS encoding amidohydrolase yields MFGKKLTSALLATALMSPMSAFAAQGTKQPADVVLTNGAVYTVDIKNSWAEAVAIRGDKIVFVGADEYAKAHIGKDTKVIDLKGQMVLPGFIDSHTHASKTTGLIYSIDLFDGGSVEEYVATIAKFVKEHPNEPTLQGRGWSNPVVPGIGPRKEVLDKIVPTTPIALTSDDGHSLWVNSAALKLAGIKKDTPNPEGGIIERDPKTGEPSGTLRESAMDLVLAKIGGYTVQQYKSGIEAYQEKAVERGVTTVRDPDMLRYPNVLEAYEELAKEDKLTIRFRNALTANPEKGPEQVAEFVKIRERNQNPLFQVNAVKIFLDGVVEGATAYLEKPYAHKETNGELIWKQEVYNQTAAAVDKAGFQLHVHSIGDASTRIALDGMELAEKQNGKHDARHSLVHLQLVNETDIERFKKLGAVGIVQPFWFMQEEGYYDEIEVPYLGRERAEKEYPMKSFLNKGVHVASSSDYIVTPEFNPLHGIQQGITRIEDGVTDPSKIANLDERATLAEMIASFTIDGAYVNHVDDITGSIEVGKKADLIVLDKNLFKIPATQIKDAKVVLTLVEGKEVYRQKEAK; encoded by the coding sequence GTGTTTGGGAAAAAATTAACCAGCGCATTGCTAGCCACAGCGCTGATGAGCCCGATGTCTGCTTTTGCAGCGCAAGGGACGAAACAGCCAGCAGATGTCGTGTTAACCAACGGCGCGGTCTACACAGTGGACATAAAGAACAGCTGGGCAGAGGCAGTGGCCATTCGCGGTGATAAAATCGTCTTTGTCGGCGCAGATGAATATGCGAAAGCACACATCGGCAAGGATACGAAAGTAATCGATCTGAAAGGCCAAATGGTGTTGCCGGGCTTTATTGACAGCCATACGCATGCGAGCAAAACGACGGGACTTATTTACTCCATTGATTTGTTTGACGGAGGCTCGGTTGAGGAATACGTTGCGACCATCGCAAAATTCGTAAAAGAGCATCCAAACGAACCAACATTGCAAGGACGCGGCTGGAGCAATCCGGTAGTGCCTGGCATCGGTCCGCGCAAGGAAGTATTGGATAAAATCGTTCCAACGACGCCAATCGCGTTGACCTCGGATGATGGACATTCATTGTGGGTGAACTCTGCCGCACTGAAGCTGGCCGGAATCAAGAAGGACACGCCAAACCCTGAGGGCGGCATTATCGAGCGCGATCCGAAAACAGGAGAACCATCTGGAACGTTGCGTGAAAGCGCAATGGATCTGGTGCTGGCAAAAATCGGCGGATACACCGTACAGCAATACAAATCCGGAATTGAAGCCTACCAAGAAAAAGCGGTTGAACGCGGTGTAACTACAGTGCGCGACCCGGATATGCTGCGCTATCCGAACGTACTGGAAGCATACGAGGAGCTCGCGAAAGAAGACAAGCTGACCATCCGCTTCCGCAATGCATTGACAGCGAATCCGGAAAAAGGACCTGAGCAGGTCGCAGAATTCGTAAAAATCCGTGAGCGCAATCAAAACCCGCTATTCCAGGTGAACGCTGTCAAAATCTTCTTGGATGGTGTCGTAGAAGGCGCTACAGCTTACTTGGAAAAGCCGTATGCCCATAAGGAAACAAACGGAGAATTAATCTGGAAGCAAGAGGTTTACAATCAAACAGCTGCCGCAGTAGACAAGGCAGGCTTCCAATTGCACGTCCATTCCATCGGGGACGCTTCTACCCGCATTGCACTGGACGGTATGGAGCTCGCTGAAAAACAAAATGGCAAGCACGATGCTCGCCACTCGCTCGTTCACTTGCAACTGGTCAATGAAACAGATATCGAGCGCTTCAAAAAGCTGGGTGCAGTCGGAATCGTGCAGCCGTTCTGGTTTATGCAGGAAGAGGGATACTACGATGAGATCGAAGTACCGTACTTGGGTCGCGAACGCGCAGAAAAAGAATACCCGATGAAGAGCTTCCTGAATAAAGGGGTGCATGTAGCTTCTTCGTCTGATTACATCGTAACGCCAGAATTCAATCCATTACACGGCATTCAACAAGGCATTACCCGGATCGAGGACGGTGTAACCGATCCGAGCAAAATTGCCAACCTGGACGAGCGTGCGACACTTGCGGAAATGATCGCCAGCTTCACGATTGATGGTGCTTACGTCAACCACGTGGACGACATCACAGGCTCGATCGAAGTAGGCAAGAAGGCAGATCTCATCGTGCTCGATAAAAACTTGTTTAAAATTCCGGCCACTCAAATCAAGGATGCGAAAGTCGTGCTGACCTTGGTTGAAGGGAAGGAAGTCTATCGTCAAAAGGAAGCAAAATAA